One Dialister invisus DSM 15470 genomic region harbors:
- a CDS encoding SLC13 family permease translates to MDPAVKCLCLLAVVAILFVTEKLPLAVTSVFAAIFCWLLGLVPIEQVFLGLADSTVVLFGGMFIVGAAMFYTGLAQDIGGQIVKLFGTGEIKLMVGIMVIAAVMSAFLSNTGTTACLIPVVIGICKEAHIPVSREMMPLAFAAGLGGTCTLIGTPPNIIANVALKAAGMGDLQFGFFEYAWIGVPITVAGILYMVFIGRHLLPKTDADDFNVDEVEQEIEANETSKTKKIICGMIMLGVIITMATGFVPLEIAAVIGALLCVITGCLSERQAYDSIDWVTIFLFAGMIPLASAMNTSGAGKLIAEYTVAALGGDPSPYVITAVLFILAVVLTQFMSNTASKALLCPVGIALAAQVGASPRAVLMAILIASSCAFASPVGTPPNTLVLGPGKYSFMDFVKCGTGLVVICLVVSIAVIPVVWPFFPN, encoded by the coding sequence ATGGATCCGGCAGTGAAGTGTCTTTGCCTTCTTGCTGTCGTGGCGATCCTCTTTGTTACGGAAAAACTTCCGCTGGCGGTGACGTCAGTTTTCGCAGCCATTTTTTGCTGGCTTCTGGGCCTTGTGCCGATTGAACAGGTATTTCTGGGACTTGCCGATTCGACGGTCGTCCTCTTCGGCGGTATGTTTATCGTAGGCGCCGCCATGTTTTACACCGGTCTTGCCCAGGATATCGGCGGACAGATCGTCAAGCTTTTTGGTACGGGGGAAATTAAACTGATGGTCGGCATTATGGTTATTGCTGCTGTCATGTCTGCCTTCCTGTCCAATACAGGCACCACGGCGTGTCTTATTCCGGTGGTTATCGGTATCTGTAAAGAAGCACACATTCCGGTTTCCCGTGAAATGATGCCCCTTGCCTTTGCGGCAGGTCTCGGCGGTACCTGCACCCTCATCGGTACCCCTCCAAACATCATTGCGAACGTCGCCCTGAAAGCGGCGGGCATGGGGGACCTCCAGTTCGGCTTCTTTGAATATGCCTGGATCGGTGTGCCGATTACCGTGGCAGGCATTCTCTACATGGTATTCATCGGCCGCCACTTGCTGCCTAAGACAGACGCCGATGATTTTAATGTGGATGAAGTGGAACAGGAAATCGAGGCCAATGAAACATCTAAAACAAAGAAAATCATCTGCGGTATGATCATGCTCGGTGTAATTATCACCATGGCGACAGGCTTCGTACCGCTGGAAATTGCGGCGGTTATCGGTGCGCTTCTCTGTGTCATCACCGGCTGCCTTTCCGAACGCCAGGCGTATGATTCTATTGACTGGGTCACCATTTTCCTCTTCGCCGGCATGATTCCGCTGGCGAGCGCTATGAATACCTCCGGCGCGGGGAAACTCATCGCGGAATATACAGTGGCGGCTCTCGGTGGAGATCCGTCTCCCTATGTCATCACCGCGGTGCTCTTCATCCTGGCCGTTGTCCTGACGCAGTTCATGAGCAATACCGCTTCCAAAGCACTCCTCTGCCCTGTGGGCATCGCTTTGGCAGCCCAGGTCGGCGCGTCCCCGCGGGCTGTTCTCATGGCGATTCTTATCGCATCCTCCTGTGCTTTCGCAAGTCCTGTAGGTACTCCGCCGAATACTCTCGTTCTCGGCCCGGGCAAGTACTCTTTCATGGACTTCGTCAAGTGCGGCACCGGTCTTGTTGTCATCTGCCTTGTGGTATCCATTGCGGTAATCCCCGTGGTATGGCCTTTCTTCCCGAATTAA
- a CDS encoding prepilin peptidase — MEEDEWERTACDEIKREERFWGGEFTFPLGLCYFFLAALAVFFRSPLVSLTLLLLPPAWEDWKTGYVSDHWSVFLAAAGLGHNVFYSRLTDGFISCAFVLGLYGLLFLLAKHAMGAGDIFLSGAAALWLAPVSVPLFLFLSASSAAMAGMVLLFLGRMSRREGIPFCPFIALGGVAAYGAEVFQLPFFPSWHCFI, encoded by the coding sequence ATGGAAGAGGATGAGTGGGAAAGAACGGCCTGCGATGAAATAAAAAGGGAGGAGCGCTTTTGGGGAGGAGAATTTACTTTTCCTCTCGGTTTATGTTATTTCTTTCTTGCCGCTTTGGCGGTTTTCTTCCGGAGCCCTTTAGTTTCTTTGACGCTTCTTTTGCTTCCGCCTGCCTGGGAGGATTGGAAGACGGGGTATGTTTCCGACCATTGGAGCGTTTTCCTTGCAGCGGCAGGGTTGGGGCACAATGTTTTTTACAGCCGTCTGACGGATGGTTTTATATCCTGCGCTTTTGTTCTTGGCTTGTACGGGCTTCTCTTTCTGCTGGCAAAGCATGCCATGGGGGCGGGAGACATATTTCTTTCAGGTGCGGCTGCATTATGGCTTGCACCGGTTTCCGTACCGCTTTTCCTGTTTCTTTCCGCTTCCTCCGCGGCTATGGCAGGCATGGTGCTTCTTTTCCTTGGAAGAATGTCCCGCAGGGAGGGGATTCCTTTCTGCCCGTTTATCGCGTTGGGAGGTGTGGCGGCGTATGGCGCGGAAGTATTTCAGCTTCCGTTCTTTCCATCGTGGCACTGTTTTATTTGA
- a CDS encoding pilus assembly FimT family protein: MARKYFSFRSFHRGTVLFEVLLAAVILSLAALAVIPLYTGWRSEKRLELAAEEVASAIRQVEILAKNESADYPSMSEGLTFFCETMTDGTGRYYTRKGTERVNPKGYLPKGIRVDGGKASLRFRKDGFAGTGEEYNIFLTTDNGKYGRMITVAMYTGRVRVRKIK; the protein is encoded by the coding sequence ATGGCGCGGAAGTATTTCAGCTTCCGTTCTTTCCATCGTGGCACTGTTTTATTTGAAGTCCTTCTGGCAGCGGTAATTTTATCGCTTGCGGCGCTGGCGGTGATTCCTCTGTACACGGGATGGCGGAGCGAGAAAAGGCTGGAACTGGCAGCGGAGGAAGTGGCTTCGGCGATACGGCAGGTGGAAATCCTTGCGAAAAATGAGTCGGCCGATTACCCTTCTATGTCGGAAGGGCTCACGTTCTTTTGTGAAACGATGACTGACGGCACGGGACGGTATTACACGAGGAAAGGGACGGAGCGCGTGAATCCGAAAGGATATCTGCCCAAAGGGATCCGCGTGGACGGAGGGAAGGCCTCGCTCCGTTTCCGGAAAGACGGTTTCGCAGGAACGGGAGAAGAATATAATATATTTCTGACCACCGACAATGGGAAATACGGGCGGATGATTACGGTAGCCATGTACACGGGGCGTGTCCGTGTAAGGAAAATAAAATAG
- a CDS encoding McrB family protein, giving the protein MAYFITPNVTADNSAFPLRQAEGKVLGRVRSLVKGSTPRAGVKDYRFFVDPLSSLPPEMGEGPRFGFTGFMSRSGYGFNAFAGEEEALARLQEDLGGSFVTFTPALRNNKFFVLDDLKKEGRTPFMEQDEDYRPVPAFGRQGEPAMEGDINKFCRHLLEGKPIPGLSKKYWNNDFTPYFIAAAAERHDGKLGDFVLFAPLDGDAFEETVIDEGGAYFHGGRLGYKVIDISDEIMAGHVLRCANSPLWFVPFEYIERLKEGMEEVPADGDILSARGIEERPAVSFASAAETPAGLGNILPSLLEKDTSESVTAGEEGQAIDEKVEEIEMSEETEEKPDREDEFLNRFSALASSKGLLYAEKDLINFHISVKSSRLTILSGMSGTGKSRLVRLYGEALGLPDDRIAVVPVRPSWMDDGDILGYADMKNMIYRPADTGLAELLLDAERHPEEMYIVCFDEMNLARAEHYFAQFISVLEKEEDPVIRLYNPSLQGRLYNGDAYPAEISIGRNVIFTGTVNVDESTYRLSDKILDRANMITLHQERFSDWLTAEKAEPPDLKEISFAQFESYRKTGDMELTARELEFLDTLNDALREGGVQGCIGFRVARQMDRYLKNIPENDGFDREAGLDCQLVQRILTKIRGSAQQLSALLSLSDKGEVEGRLVKVLDSFSDLSDFEESRCALRAKAQELNLYDYTV; this is encoded by the coding sequence ATGGCTTATTTTATTACCCCGAATGTTACGGCGGATAATTCCGCTTTCCCTCTTCGGCAGGCAGAAGGGAAAGTTCTCGGCCGCGTCCGTTCCCTTGTCAAGGGATCCACGCCGCGGGCGGGAGTGAAGGATTACCGCTTTTTTGTTGATCCTTTGTCATCGCTGCCGCCTGAAATGGGAGAAGGCCCGCGGTTCGGCTTTACCGGATTTATGAGCCGCAGCGGCTACGGTTTCAATGCTTTTGCCGGTGAAGAGGAGGCGCTTGCCAGATTGCAGGAAGATCTGGGCGGTTCTTTCGTGACATTCACGCCTGCTCTTAGAAATAATAAGTTTTTCGTCCTTGATGATTTGAAAAAGGAAGGACGCACCCCTTTCATGGAACAAGATGAAGATTACCGTCCCGTTCCCGCTTTTGGACGGCAGGGAGAGCCTGCGATGGAAGGAGATATCAATAAATTCTGCCGCCATCTTTTGGAGGGGAAACCTATACCCGGCCTGTCAAAAAAATATTGGAACAATGATTTTACGCCCTACTTCATTGCTGCAGCTGCGGAGCGGCACGATGGAAAGTTGGGCGACTTTGTTCTTTTTGCACCTTTGGACGGTGATGCTTTTGAAGAGACGGTCATTGACGAAGGCGGCGCGTATTTTCACGGTGGCCGTCTCGGGTACAAAGTGATTGACATCTCTGACGAAATCATGGCGGGCCACGTTCTCCGCTGTGCCAATTCACCCCTTTGGTTCGTACCTTTTGAATATATTGAACGCTTGAAGGAGGGGATGGAAGAAGTGCCGGCTGACGGGGATATCTTATCCGCCCGCGGCATTGAAGAAAGGCCGGCGGTATCCTTTGCGTCCGCCGCGGAAACGCCTGCAGGTTTGGGAAATATCCTGCCTTCCCTTTTGGAGAAAGACACTTCTGAAAGCGTGACTGCCGGAGAGGAAGGACAGGCAATCGATGAGAAAGTGGAAGAAATAGAAATGTCTGAAGAAACGGAGGAAAAACCGGACAGGGAAGATGAATTCCTGAACCGTTTTTCCGCGCTTGCTTCTTCAAAAGGACTTCTGTATGCGGAAAAAGATTTGATCAATTTCCATATTTCTGTGAAATCTTCGCGCCTGACGATCCTGTCGGGGATGAGCGGCACAGGGAAATCACGCCTTGTCCGTCTTTACGGCGAAGCCCTGGGACTGCCTGATGACCGCATCGCCGTTGTGCCTGTCCGCCCGTCATGGATGGATGACGGAGATATTCTCGGCTATGCGGATATGAAAAATATGATTTACCGCCCTGCCGACACGGGCCTTGCGGAGCTTCTTCTTGATGCGGAAAGGCATCCGGAGGAAATGTATATCGTTTGCTTTGATGAAATGAACCTGGCCAGAGCGGAACATTACTTTGCCCAATTTATTTCCGTACTGGAAAAAGAGGAGGATCCGGTTATCCGCCTGTATAATCCGTCGCTCCAGGGGCGTCTTTATAATGGAGACGCCTATCCCGCGGAAATTTCCATCGGAAGAAATGTCATTTTCACCGGTACGGTGAACGTGGATGAATCGACGTACCGTCTTTCCGATAAAATCCTCGACCGCGCGAACATGATTACTCTCCATCAGGAACGATTCAGCGACTGGCTCACTGCCGAAAAGGCGGAGCCGCCGGATCTGAAGGAAATATCCTTTGCCCAGTTTGAAAGTTACCGGAAAACGGGGGATATGGAACTCACGGCGCGGGAATTGGAATTCCTTGATACGCTGAATGATGCCCTTCGGGAAGGCGGTGTCCAGGGGTGTATCGGTTTCCGCGTGGCGCGCCAGATGGACAGGTACTTAAAGAATATTCCAGAAAATGACGGTTTCGATCGGGAAGCGGGACTGGACTGCCAGCTGGTACAAAGGATACTTACCAAAATACGCGGCTCTGCCCAGCAGCTGTCTGCTTTGCTCTCGCTCTCTGACAAAGGCGAAGTGGAAGGGCGTTTAGTCAAGGTGCTTGACAGTTTTTCCGATCTTTCCGATTTTGAGGAATCACGATGTGCCTTGCGTGCTAAAGCACAGGAACTGAATTTGTATGATTACACGGTCTGA